Proteins encoded within one genomic window of Macaca thibetana thibetana isolate TM-01 chromosome 3, ASM2454274v1, whole genome shotgun sequence:
- the LOC126950140 gene encoding protein FAM183BP — protein MAGHPKERVVTDEVHQNQILRELYLKELRTQKLYTQYHVNPLRKVHRITRKPMSWHDNLEEPADARFLNLIHHAAQGPRKKYPEAQTENQEIGWDSEPLVDPERSDRRMNHFRVYNDITLYKAKMWSLGEDDRHK, from the coding sequence ATGGCGGGACACCCGAAAGAGAGGGTGGTCACAGATGAGGTTCATCAGAACCAGATCTTGCGGGAGCTGTACCTCAAAGAGTTACGAACCCAGAAACTCTACACTCAGTACCACGTGAATCCCCTGCGCAAGGTTCACAGGATTACGAGGAAGCCCATGTCTTGGCATGATAACCTGGAGGAACCCGCAGACGCCAGGTTTCTGAATCTcattcaccatgctgcccaggggCCAAGGAAGAAGTACCCGGAGGCACAAACTGAAAACCAGGAAATTGGGTGGGACTCAGAGCCCTTGGTCGACCCAGAACGCAGTGACCGTAGGATGAACCACTTCAGGGTCTACAATGACATCACTCTGTACAAAGCTAAAATGTGGAGCTTGGGAGAAGATGATCGCCACAAGTAG